A part of Paraburkholderia azotifigens genomic DNA contains:
- a CDS encoding TniQ family protein, translating to MYFPRPYPDEPTASLLIRAARHIGYDLPSFIRHYLRVNPGQINFVRPFGLSALSRLTRIPLNDLLYRHTFFPYVVAFMSPAVRDVLHHSIELEFSASLLTKFNYLAGDVRQRQFFVRYCDDCAAEDAKQYGEPYWHRQHLLPGIFSCRIHQHPLREAQVLLSSIRDALPAEMPSKTADQAIASLLTEEVSSASLECLQGRTWSVEAQVSKYSQLLQMLAGTHLSDPSENPVFAALKAFYGPEYLSRVNFDWVVVRRSVILDPRRSVPLISSRFPFNTTKHILLNILFDHLVSF from the coding sequence GTGTACTTTCCGCGCCCGTATCCAGACGAGCCAACCGCAAGTCTGCTGATACGGGCGGCTCGCCACATAGGTTACGACCTGCCCTCGTTCATTCGCCACTACCTGAGAGTGAATCCCGGACAGATCAACTTCGTTCGACCGTTTGGGCTGTCGGCGCTTTCCAGGTTGACCCGGATCCCGCTCAATGACTTGTTGTATCGCCATACGTTTTTCCCCTACGTGGTCGCATTTATGTCGCCAGCGGTGAGAGATGTTTTGCATCATTCGATTGAACTGGAATTCTCAGCCAGCTTGCTCACGAAATTCAACTACCTTGCGGGTGACGTTCGGCAAAGGCAGTTTTTCGTCCGCTATTGCGATGATTGTGCGGCCGAGGACGCGAAACAGTATGGTGAACCTTACTGGCACCGGCAACACCTGCTTCCGGGAATATTCAGTTGCCGCATCCACCAACATCCCTTGCGTGAGGCCCAAGTACTGCTGTCATCCATTCGCGACGCTCTCCCGGCAGAAATGCCGAGCAAGACCGCAGACCAGGCTATAGCCTCCCTGCTGACTGAGGAGGTCTCGTCCGCTTCGTTGGAATGCCTCCAAGGGCGGACATGGAGCGTGGAAGCTCAGGTTTCGAAATACAGCCAACTATTGCAGATGCTTGCCGGCACACATCTCTCCGATCCATCTGAGAATCCAGTGTTCGCCGCGCTCAAGGCATTCTACGGACCAGAGTACCTTTCCCGCGTGAATTTCGACTGGGTCGTCGTGCGACGAAGTGTCATTTTGGATCCCCGCAGATCCGTGCCTTTGATTTCCTCAAGGTTTCCTTTCAACACCACGAAGCACATCCTCTTGAACATCCTTTTCGATCACCTTGTGTCATTCTAG
- a CDS encoding HU family DNA-binding protein, translated as MATKTAKPAAKKAAAKPVAKKAAPAKKAAVARAPLKPLKEQFTKASLATHVATQAGVEPKQAKAILAALEETILGSVHKKGAGEFTLSGLLKIGVQQVPAKKKRFGKDPFTGEERWFDAKPATVRLKVRPLKKLKDAAA; from the coding sequence ATGGCAACGAAGACCGCAAAACCAGCAGCCAAGAAGGCCGCGGCAAAACCCGTAGCAAAGAAAGCAGCGCCGGCCAAAAAAGCTGCAGTCGCAAGAGCGCCGCTGAAGCCGCTGAAGGAACAGTTCACCAAGGCCTCCCTCGCGACCCACGTTGCTACGCAGGCCGGCGTTGAGCCGAAGCAGGCCAAGGCTATTCTCGCAGCTCTGGAAGAAACGATCCTCGGTTCGGTTCACAAGAAGGGCGCCGGAGAATTCACACTATCCGGTCTGCTCAAGATTGGTGTGCAGCAAGTACCGGCAAAGAAGAAGCGTTTCGGCAAGGATCCGTTCACGGGCGAGGAGCGTTGGTTTGACGCCAAACCCGCAACCGTGCGTTTGAAGGTGCGCCCCCTGAAGAAGCTGAAAGACGCAGCAGCCTGA
- a CDS encoding DUF2442 domain-containing protein: MSPSAIAVHVDATHFVVVLSDGRTLRVPFSSFPRLLAASPVQRGKVRISSSGQGLHWDELDEDISVKGLLRVQRD, translated from the coding sequence ATGAGTCCTTCAGCAATTGCAGTCCATGTCGATGCGACGCACTTCGTCGTGGTTCTTTCCGACGGTCGGACACTCCGCGTGCCGTTTTCCTCGTTCCCGCGCTTGCTCGCGGCTTCGCCAGTCCAGCGCGGCAAGGTTCGCATCTCATCCTCAGGACAAGGTTTGCACTGGGACGAACTTGACGAAGATATAAGCGTGAAAGGGCTATTGCGTGTCCAGCGTGACTAG
- a CDS encoding IS5 family transposase — protein MSKRRPYPTDVSDEEWHFAAPYLTLMNKDAPQRRYELREMFNALRWIVRAGAPWRLLPNDFPPWEMVYQQTQRWIQAGCFEAMVSDLRSIIRVAQGRQGQPSAVILDGRTLQSTCESGPRAGYDGYKRKQGSKVHMAVDTLGQLLAVHVTPANEQERAQVGELARQVQQATGQTVKVAFADQGYTGEEPAQAALDEGIELQVIKLAEAKKGFVLLPRRWVVERSFGWLNRFRRLARDYERLPETLAGLHFVIFAVLMLVHFGNLTKSA, from the coding sequence ATGAGCAAACGCCGCCCCTACCCAACGGATGTATCGGATGAAGAATGGCACTTCGCCGCGCCGTATTTGACCTTGATGAACAAAGACGCACCGCAGCGTCGATACGAACTGCGCGAAATGTTCAACGCGCTTCGCTGGATCGTGCGCGCGGGTGCACCCTGGCGCCTGTTGCCCAATGACTTCCCGCCGTGGGAGATGGTCTATCAGCAAACGCAACGCTGGATTCAGGCGGGTTGTTTCGAGGCCATGGTCAGCGATTTGCGTTCGATCATACGAGTCGCACAGGGGCGCCAGGGGCAGCCCAGCGCGGTGATTCTCGATGGGCGCACGCTGCAGTCGACGTGCGAGAGCGGGCCGCGAGCCGGTTATGACGGATACAAGCGCAAACAAGGCAGCAAGGTCCATATGGCCGTCGATACTCTGGGGCAGTTGCTTGCTGTGCATGTAACACCAGCCAATGAACAGGAGCGTGCACAGGTCGGCGAGCTTGCGCGTCAGGTCCAGCAGGCCACCGGCCAGACAGTGAAAGTCGCGTTTGCCGATCAGGGATATACCGGCGAGGAACCTGCGCAGGCCGCGCTTGACGAGGGAATTGAGCTTCAAGTGATCAAACTGGCGGAAGCGAAAAAGGGCTTTGTCCTGTTGCCGCGCCGCTGGGTTGTAGAGCGCAGCTTCGGCTGGTTGAATCGCTTTCGTCGACTCGCGCGCGATTACGAGCGCTTGCCAGAAACACTTGCCGGGCTTCACTTCGTCATCTTTGCCGTTCTGATGCTCGTCCATTTCGGAAACCTCACCAAAAGTGCCTAA
- a CDS encoding DUF6471 domain-containing protein, protein MVDWNKEAKRVLRAELVRKQIGYKQLSVLLEGLGVEETERSIANKISRGAFTFIFFLQCMKALGKPAVSIDLTDVAE, encoded by the coding sequence ATGGTCGACTGGAACAAGGAGGCGAAGCGGGTCCTCCGGGCTGAACTCGTGCGTAAGCAGATTGGTTACAAACAGCTTTCTGTTTTGCTTGAAGGGCTGGGAGTTGAAGAGACCGAGCGCTCCATCGCGAACAAGATTTCGCGCGGCGCCTTCACGTTTATCTTCTTTCTTCAGTGCATGAAGGCCTTGGGCAAACCGGCTGTGAGCATCGATCTGACCGACGTCGCCGAGTAG
- a CDS encoding AAA family ATPase: MHAHSNINPNAVTAVYTQSRIPRYKDNALIEALPPLLDYESLGVDLFDLPEFDSVQRTWPAHERIHMVSELLDSMVVLNRHVHLGWAVDMLVRQGYVARVPRTASHTRTYQKLYEARKANAPFSVRTKQNATAQLSSALLGVSGVGKTSSLKRILNLYPQVIYHPDLDITQITYLHIEAPHDGVSTKGLAFSILRELDRLIPDGNYYERFGKKSYSAETLLNHAARLMHTHCVGLLVADEIQNLKNGGKSMEKMMALLVSASNELGVPILFVGTNRAANVLGLDASPARRSVGNAIYNWTALQRSSDLKKPDEWEDFISTVWPFQWLHNPVPLTQSLSDLMFHHSQGITDIAVKLFASVQWQCILDQSETITAQVIEQVWKRDFELIHTMMDAYRLNDPEALDKYHDIAPLKSEKLLDNALNRYEGVRVREKFVRPGHRDFVPTITATLKAMGIDAELASQIASSVETDGKAKNLLDGTQAALDKVKPPKKTKATKEGAADQRKSAAELPPDDYRNAIAAARDGKTTVFAQLDAMGHVCDLDELLELS, encoded by the coding sequence ATGCACGCACACAGTAACATCAACCCGAACGCTGTGACGGCCGTCTACACACAGTCACGGATTCCACGGTACAAGGACAACGCACTCATCGAGGCATTACCGCCTTTGCTCGACTATGAGAGTCTGGGAGTCGACTTATTCGACCTTCCCGAGTTCGATAGCGTGCAGCGGACCTGGCCTGCTCACGAGCGTATTCATATGGTTTCGGAACTCTTGGACAGCATGGTCGTGCTGAATCGACACGTCCATCTAGGGTGGGCTGTCGATATGCTTGTACGACAGGGTTACGTCGCCCGCGTGCCTCGGACGGCAAGCCACACAAGGACATACCAGAAGCTCTATGAAGCGCGCAAGGCGAATGCGCCTTTCAGTGTCCGTACCAAGCAGAATGCAACCGCCCAGCTCTCAAGTGCCCTCCTTGGCGTTTCAGGCGTCGGGAAGACCTCGAGTCTCAAGCGTATTCTTAACCTGTATCCGCAGGTAATCTACCATCCAGATTTGGATATTACACAAATAACCTACTTGCATATCGAAGCTCCGCATGACGGAGTATCGACCAAGGGTCTTGCATTTTCGATTCTCCGGGAGCTTGACCGGCTCATCCCCGACGGAAACTACTATGAAAGGTTCGGAAAGAAGTCATACTCTGCCGAAACACTTCTTAACCACGCTGCGCGCCTGATGCATACGCATTGCGTGGGTCTACTTGTCGCCGACGAGATTCAGAATCTCAAGAATGGTGGCAAGAGCATGGAAAAAATGATGGCTCTCCTCGTTTCCGCATCCAACGAACTTGGTGTACCCATCCTGTTCGTCGGAACGAACCGTGCCGCAAACGTGCTGGGGCTCGACGCAAGTCCAGCTCGGCGTTCAGTTGGAAACGCTATCTATAACTGGACTGCATTACAAAGGAGTTCGGACCTCAAAAAGCCCGACGAATGGGAAGATTTCATAAGCACCGTGTGGCCCTTCCAATGGTTGCACAACCCTGTTCCTTTGACACAGTCCCTCTCTGACCTGATGTTCCACCATAGTCAGGGAATTACCGACATTGCCGTCAAACTCTTCGCGAGCGTCCAGTGGCAATGCATACTGGACCAAAGCGAAACGATTACGGCGCAGGTGATTGAGCAGGTATGGAAAAGAGATTTCGAGCTCATCCACACAATGATGGACGCGTATCGCTTGAACGACCCTGAGGCCCTCGATAAATATCACGACATTGCCCCGCTCAAGTCTGAAAAACTTCTGGACAATGCGCTGAATCGGTACGAAGGCGTTCGAGTTCGCGAGAAGTTCGTACGTCCGGGCCACCGCGATTTCGTCCCGACTATTACGGCAACGCTCAAGGCAATGGGTATCGATGCAGAACTCGCCTCGCAGATTGCGTCTTCTGTTGAAACCGACGGCAAAGCCAAGAATCTGCTCGATGGCACTCAGGCCGCGCTCGATAAGGTGAAGCCTCCCAAAAAGACAAAGGCAACGAAAGAAGGGGCTGCGGACCAGAGGAAATCGGCCGCCGAACTCCCACCCGATGACTATCGGAACGCTATTGCAGCAGCTCGAGACGGCAAGACAACCGTGTTCGCACAGCTTGATGCGATGGGACACGTCTGTGACCTCGACGAACTGCTCGAATTGAGCTAG
- the tcmP gene encoding three-Cys-motif partner protein TcmP — protein MTFVVPAEYGGREQALVKHELLKSYLEKLVLIIGMSAKRSGKVEICYVDCFAGPWGARGEDLDGTSISLSLSLLAVTKLALEKQGVKSRMRALYVEKGKQAFARLSTYLRERAPSSVEHDCRNGDFLDLQAEILDWCGPDAFTFFFVDPKGWKEIGPKKMEPLLRRPRSEFLINFAFNNINRTVSMDAWQDDMKELLGATVELEDMLPADREEALVNAYRTALTRRVPAKHSKYRARTAYVTVLDPLQQRTKYHLVYLTTHPLGIVKFMEISEHVDAVQKKVRAATRFDARSKETGMLDMFGPSPDAAEGARENGRLPVDVDNYWRTYLADGERLIDTDAFAEILEQTNWLPSELQASLVRLLKAGELRNLDANATTRYKRPLHFEANERLQLIKV, from the coding sequence ATGACATTTGTCGTCCCTGCAGAGTACGGTGGCCGCGAACAGGCGCTGGTCAAACATGAGTTACTCAAAAGTTACCTTGAGAAGCTGGTGCTCATCATCGGAATGAGCGCAAAACGGAGCGGCAAGGTTGAAATCTGTTATGTCGACTGTTTTGCCGGCCCTTGGGGCGCGCGAGGGGAAGATCTCGATGGAACGTCCATTTCGCTCTCGCTTAGTCTTCTTGCTGTCACCAAGCTGGCCTTGGAGAAGCAAGGCGTGAAATCCAGGATGAGGGCACTGTACGTGGAGAAGGGGAAGCAAGCCTTTGCCCGGTTATCGACCTACCTTCGGGAGCGCGCACCCTCGTCGGTTGAGCACGATTGCCGCAATGGCGACTTTCTGGATCTTCAGGCGGAAATTCTCGATTGGTGTGGTCCAGATGCGTTCACGTTCTTCTTCGTTGATCCGAAAGGCTGGAAGGAGATCGGGCCAAAGAAAATGGAGCCCCTATTGCGGCGCCCCCGTTCCGAATTTCTGATCAATTTTGCGTTCAACAACATCAATCGTACTGTTTCGATGGATGCGTGGCAGGACGACATGAAGGAATTGCTGGGGGCAACTGTTGAACTCGAGGACATGCTGCCAGCCGACAGGGAAGAAGCGCTCGTCAACGCTTACCGCACGGCCTTGACACGGCGCGTGCCCGCAAAGCATTCGAAGTATCGCGCGCGGACAGCGTATGTCACGGTTCTCGATCCCTTGCAACAGCGGACAAAGTACCACCTTGTATACCTGACAACGCATCCACTGGGCATCGTCAAGTTCATGGAAATTTCGGAACACGTCGATGCAGTTCAAAAGAAGGTGCGAGCGGCCACCCGGTTCGATGCGCGAAGTAAGGAAACCGGCATGCTGGATATGTTTGGTCCTTCTCCTGATGCCGCCGAAGGAGCCCGGGAAAATGGAAGATTGCCGGTCGATGTCGACAACTACTGGCGCACCTATCTCGCCGACGGTGAACGACTGATCGACACAGATGCGTTTGCTGAAATCCTTGAGCAGACCAACTGGTTACCATCGGAGCTGCAAGCGTCACTAGTGAGGCTGCTGAAGGCTGGTGAACTTCGAAACCTTGATGCTAACGCAACTACTCGATACAAGCGGCCGCTGCACTTTGAAGCGAACGAGCGATTGCAGCTGATTAAAGTCTGA
- a CDS encoding transposase: MWFDRFVRVDGKLRIVAVTESGQTEMLTPTEMKKAKLGGEKGNSISFKTSFNEWERASAREYAAVFGVKSHVTEQHDVYRIPSTGTSVVVPAWLLQRALLSDSVAIVKYVYLPNGLEELCSPILDEREFRTEMDALRPLYGIRVSPSVPQRLNWFYAYPSAYRTWNSIYRFACSGKIALDLPAAEVFMSAHGHYVDDVFYARSIVIMELKPLELPVEWARVSATRYFFEHGMRQHHRARKTRDSRLLPTNDGWKLTDGEWSVIKEIVSSRREYKENNGGRPLRYELRDILNGIVVKMGTGMGWTELDDSSCSYNACNSLHSRMQSDGRWNEIVEFLAASRGTKQ, encoded by the coding sequence ATGTGGTTTGATAGATTTGTGCGGGTCGATGGGAAACTGAGGATTGTTGCAGTCACGGAGTCAGGTCAAACAGAAATGCTGACTCCAACGGAAATGAAGAAGGCGAAGCTCGGAGGAGAAAAAGGCAACTCGATCTCCTTCAAAACATCGTTCAATGAATGGGAACGAGCTTCGGCCCGGGAATACGCAGCGGTTTTCGGAGTTAAATCACACGTTACCGAACAACATGACGTGTATCGCATACCCTCGACAGGTACAAGTGTCGTGGTTCCAGCCTGGCTACTCCAACGAGCCCTCCTTAGCGATTCCGTAGCAATCGTCAAGTACGTTTATCTGCCAAATGGGCTGGAGGAGCTTTGCTCGCCCATACTGGACGAGCGCGAGTTTCGCACGGAGATGGACGCGCTGCGTCCACTATATGGGATTAGGGTATCTCCCTCCGTTCCTCAGCGGCTCAATTGGTTTTATGCGTACCCCTCTGCTTATCGTACCTGGAATAGCATCTATCGTTTTGCGTGCTCTGGGAAAATTGCTCTAGATCTCCCTGCTGCGGAGGTTTTCATGTCGGCGCATGGACATTATGTTGACGATGTCTTCTATGCTCGGAGCATTGTGATCATGGAGTTAAAACCACTCGAGCTTCCAGTGGAATGGGCGAGGGTGTCAGCGACGAGATACTTCTTCGAGCACGGCATGCGGCAGCATCACAGGGCTCGGAAGACTCGGGATAGCCGGTTGCTGCCAACGAATGACGGCTGGAAACTCACCGATGGTGAGTGGAGCGTTATCAAAGAGATAGTTTCGAGTCGGCGAGAGTACAAAGAAAACAATGGCGGTCGACCTCTTCGCTACGAATTGCGCGACATCCTCAACGGCATAGTTGTCAAGATGGGGACAGGCATGGGTTGGACTGAACTTGACGATTCTTCCTGCAGCTACAACGCCTGCAATAGTCTCCATAGCCGAATGCAGAGCGACGGGAGGTGGAATGAAATTGTTGAGTTTCTTGCCGCGAGTCGCGGAACAAAACAGTAA
- a CDS encoding Mu transposase C-terminal domain-containing protein, with the protein MDTSVTLTGNALVVPTHSPVRSVAPATLVKNDLFERAGGPRFRLLEVAEDGSAWIINVSDKDGWPRECRYTLLLESLVAKEFTVVTNTGDGQLPFKSKAADARLKEAWDIIEPLVKNPAIFHPKLRGPLVTERAESTGASRTTIYKHLRTYWRGGQSKQALIANFPNIGLKQSGKTHGRGRAPVEGWYKTYQMDPKVDDVNIKAAVKKHYLTGDVATLAGAYHAMLAEHYSYLDSNGKSLPKDFGECPTYRQFLTVVKRCLTTEEILRRKKGNSDFERDHNHKIVGALHEAKCVGHIYEIDATIADVYLVAMDNRSKIIGKPTLYLIYDRFSRLCVGFYVGLENPGWETAMQAILSIAEDKEALCLKHGIEYDPRDWPAHGMFPQKFLGDCGEMISRNSNRICVGMESTISNAPPLTPQNKGTVECGFRLLHQSIAMDTPGYEPARNLMRRRGKKYDQDASLTLDEFIAIVLAAIIKHNRSLMPNYGMTPAMVLQGLPPTPIDIWEHDMSRSAGMLSRYTEDYLRLQLLPRDKATVTESGILFKGCYYSCPELEQLGWFITAKNRGRWDVEVSYDRRLVNGVVVHTEKNGRKSYLCELTPRSTSYNGYSFAEVAFVENEAVATQRANKNEDRRQRVQLHTTISDIAKPARAATKKASAGKSRASRKRDIAEDRNKERAQRRAGEAAISLPTSDDLSPTLVGSAAALHAQDSRCPTTDTVPSVPSGTSSGTSSLPAGADATSTEPARPLSFQEKLRLKQMELVNARTQ; encoded by the coding sequence ATGGACACGTCGGTCACGCTAACAGGCAACGCGCTCGTCGTTCCGACACACTCGCCGGTGAGATCCGTTGCCCCCGCAACCCTTGTCAAAAATGACCTGTTTGAGCGCGCGGGCGGTCCACGCTTCCGATTGCTCGAAGTTGCTGAAGACGGGAGTGCGTGGATCATCAACGTGAGCGATAAAGACGGCTGGCCTCGCGAATGCCGTTACACACTACTCCTCGAATCGCTCGTGGCGAAAGAATTCACCGTTGTGACGAACACAGGCGATGGCCAGCTCCCGTTCAAATCAAAGGCCGCTGATGCCCGGTTGAAGGAGGCGTGGGACATCATTGAACCGCTCGTTAAGAATCCCGCAATCTTTCATCCAAAGCTGCGCGGCCCCTTGGTTACCGAGCGGGCAGAAAGCACGGGTGCGTCGAGAACCACCATATACAAACATCTCCGCACGTACTGGCGCGGAGGTCAGTCGAAACAGGCGCTTATAGCAAATTTTCCGAACATTGGTCTTAAACAGTCAGGCAAAACACACGGCCGGGGCCGCGCACCGGTCGAAGGGTGGTACAAGACCTATCAGATGGACCCGAAGGTCGATGACGTCAATATTAAAGCCGCCGTTAAGAAGCACTATCTGACCGGCGACGTGGCCACGCTCGCGGGTGCATACCATGCAATGCTCGCCGAGCACTATTCATATTTGGACAGCAACGGGAAAAGCCTTCCGAAGGATTTTGGGGAGTGCCCCACATACCGGCAGTTCCTGACAGTTGTCAAACGATGCCTTACTACTGAGGAGATTCTGCGCCGCAAGAAAGGCAACAGCGATTTTGAGCGGGATCATAACCACAAAATTGTCGGCGCGCTCCATGAGGCGAAGTGCGTCGGGCACATCTACGAGATCGACGCCACGATCGCTGACGTGTATCTCGTCGCCATGGACAATCGCTCGAAGATTATTGGAAAGCCAACGCTCTACCTCATCTACGATCGGTTCAGCCGCCTCTGCGTCGGATTCTATGTGGGACTAGAAAACCCAGGATGGGAAACCGCGATGCAGGCGATATTGAGTATCGCCGAAGACAAGGAAGCGCTTTGCCTCAAGCACGGCATCGAGTACGACCCGCGCGACTGGCCCGCTCATGGCATGTTTCCGCAGAAATTCCTCGGTGACTGTGGGGAGATGATCTCCCGGAACAGCAACCGCATTTGCGTGGGCATGGAAAGCACAATTTCCAATGCGCCGCCTTTGACGCCGCAGAACAAGGGCACTGTCGAATGCGGCTTCAGACTGCTGCACCAATCCATTGCAATGGATACGCCCGGCTATGAACCAGCCAGAAACCTCATGCGCCGCCGTGGGAAGAAATACGACCAGGATGCAAGCTTGACCTTGGACGAGTTCATTGCAATCGTTCTTGCGGCCATCATCAAGCACAACCGATCGCTCATGCCCAACTACGGCATGACACCCGCAATGGTCTTGCAAGGATTACCTCCGACGCCAATCGACATCTGGGAACATGACATGTCGCGTTCTGCTGGCATGCTTTCACGTTACACCGAAGACTACCTGCGCCTTCAGCTCCTTCCCCGTGATAAAGCCACCGTCACAGAGAGCGGTATTCTATTCAAAGGCTGCTACTACTCTTGTCCAGAACTCGAACAGCTCGGCTGGTTCATCACGGCAAAAAACAGAGGGCGATGGGACGTTGAGGTGTCGTATGACCGGCGTCTGGTCAATGGAGTTGTCGTCCACACCGAAAAGAACGGCCGAAAATCTTACCTTTGCGAGCTCACCCCAAGAAGTACCTCCTATAACGGGTATTCGTTCGCTGAAGTCGCTTTCGTAGAGAATGAGGCAGTTGCCACTCAACGGGCCAACAAAAACGAAGACCGGCGACAGCGGGTGCAGCTGCACACGACCATATCAGATATTGCCAAGCCGGCGCGTGCGGCGACCAAGAAGGCGTCTGCTGGGAAGTCTCGAGCGTCCCGTAAGCGCGATATTGCTGAGGACCGCAACAAGGAACGTGCCCAACGACGGGCTGGCGAAGCCGCAATTAGCTTGCCGACGTCCGACGACTTGTCGCCGACTCTCGTTGGAAGCGCCGCCGCACTGCACGCGCAGGACTCCCGTTGCCCTACAACTGACACAGTGCCGTCCGTGCCTTCTGGCACCTCATCAGGTACTTCATCATTGCCCGCTGGAGCGGATGCCACCAGTACTGAACCAGCGCGTCCGCTCTCGTTCCAGGAAAAACTACGATTGAAACAAATGGAGCTTGTAAATGCACGCACACAGTAA
- a CDS encoding GIY-YIG nuclease family protein has protein sequence MTYRPQTIQIFLPNGDPRGIRMAEITTRIVQAIDVPRSRLADFLAMDESERMSLYFLIGEQEDGAGTQIYIGQSGDVRSRLHAHNKEKDFWQRALVLTTKTESLTSTHVLYLENLFIQASKNAGRYITENRNEGTRSHTPLPLAADCMELFESARTLVTSLGYPIFEPVAKPTSGESQDDTLFCRRSGSMARGCYTDEGFVVYKDSVGKAEVGRGFQGHSFFRLREGLLQQGKIALRDGVLVFNEDVLFTSPSGASAVVCGTTCNGWLDWKNADGVTLQDLKRRTVASPT, from the coding sequence ATGACTTACCGTCCCCAAACCATTCAAATCTTCCTTCCGAACGGTGACCCGCGTGGCATCCGGATGGCCGAAATCACTACTCGTATCGTGCAGGCTATCGATGTTCCAAGAAGCCGGCTTGCAGACTTTCTGGCGATGGATGAGAGTGAACGGATGTCACTCTATTTCCTGATAGGCGAACAGGAGGATGGTGCCGGCACTCAGATATACATTGGGCAGAGCGGCGACGTGCGGTCGCGTCTACACGCGCACAACAAGGAGAAAGACTTCTGGCAGCGTGCCCTCGTCCTCACGACGAAGACGGAAAGCCTCACCTCCACTCACGTACTCTACCTTGAGAATCTGTTCATTCAAGCGTCAAAAAATGCCGGTCGCTACATAACCGAGAACCGCAATGAAGGGACAAGGTCGCACACGCCTCTGCCTCTCGCTGCTGACTGCATGGAACTCTTCGAATCTGCACGAACCTTGGTCACATCACTCGGCTACCCAATTTTCGAGCCGGTTGCCAAGCCCACGAGTGGCGAGTCTCAAGACGACACGCTGTTTTGCAGGCGCTCCGGCTCAATGGCTCGCGGCTGCTATACGGATGAAGGATTCGTTGTGTATAAGGACTCGGTAGGGAAAGCCGAAGTCGGACGTGGGTTCCAGGGACATTCGTTCTTCCGGCTTCGAGAGGGTCTCCTTCAACAGGGGAAAATCGCATTGCGCGATGGCGTACTCGTATTCAACGAAGACGTTCTCTTCACTTCTCCTAGCGGGGCGTCGGCTGTGGTTTGCGGGACCACGTGCAACGGGTGGCTCGACTGGAAAAATGCGGACGGGGTTACCCTTCAGGATTTGAAAAGAAGGACCGTAGCATCCCCGACATAG
- a CDS encoding TnsA endonuclease C-terminal domain-containing protein has product MGRGPKKMTEALIAQWQKEGRGKGEGPKYKPWLEVFDFSSIGRVERTESARFGRTIHLMSDVERDTFYAAEYSQRVLDAREQYPLDREITLEIAKYLNIRHPYYPGTDVPTVMTVDLFCKVVRNGVPGYEAIDCKRTEAAEDTHAIEKLQITRTYFAGMDVPHRLVFHSRLPKTHIRNIEWMRSGLIKSGEQERYPGYFREKSRIMAHELANSTRNMPLNEYCANFEIRHGMSPAEGLRVAKLLMYERTLLCDLTNPDLATAPLSTFRCSAPAGVLDAAGGS; this is encoded by the coding sequence ATGGGACGTGGACCGAAGAAGATGACTGAGGCGCTCATCGCCCAGTGGCAGAAGGAAGGTCGCGGTAAGGGCGAAGGTCCGAAGTACAAACCTTGGCTGGAGGTGTTCGATTTTTCGTCCATAGGGCGCGTCGAACGCACCGAAAGCGCGCGGTTCGGACGCACTATTCATTTGATGTCCGATGTCGAGCGGGACACTTTCTACGCCGCTGAGTACTCGCAACGTGTGCTCGACGCGCGAGAACAGTACCCGCTCGACCGGGAAATCACACTCGAAATCGCCAAATACCTCAACATTCGCCACCCTTATTACCCGGGTACAGATGTTCCGACTGTAATGACCGTCGACTTATTCTGCAAGGTCGTCAGGAACGGTGTCCCAGGCTACGAGGCCATCGACTGCAAACGGACCGAAGCCGCCGAAGATACTCACGCAATAGAGAAACTGCAAATCACCCGGACTTACTTCGCCGGCATGGACGTGCCGCATCGGCTCGTTTTCCACTCGCGACTACCGAAAACCCATATCCGCAACATCGAATGGATGCGTAGCGGACTCATCAAGTCGGGGGAACAGGAGCGTTATCCGGGCTACTTCCGCGAGAAGTCACGCATCATGGCCCACGAACTGGCCAACTCTACGCGTAACATGCCGCTCAATGAGTACTGCGCGAACTTTGAAATCCGCCATGGTATGTCTCCGGCAGAGGGGCTGCGCGTCGCGAAGCTGCTCATGTATGAGCGAACCCTGCTGTGCGACCTGACTAATCCAGACCTCGCAACTGCTCCGCTTTCGACCTTCCGCTGCAGCGCTCCTGCGGGCGTCCTCGACGCCGCGGGAGGTAGCTGA